A single genomic interval of Sphingobacteriales bacterium harbors:
- a CDS encoding RluA family pseudouridine synthase, with protein sequence MSKTIQPEIIFADEHLLLVNKPANMLSLPDRYNASLPNMRDWLQALYGKIYVVHRLDRETSGIMCFARTTEAHLHLSRQFNQRSVEKNYLVLVDGQFAEPEGVIDLPIGENMAKRGTMRIDMQEGKPSLTLWRVEESFAQFTLVQCNIKTGRMHQIRVHMLAIGHPPAVDPIYGKRDAFYLSQIKRKYKVGKFQETEQPLMQRVTLHAFNLLLQHPQTLEEMNFDAPLPKDFAALLRQLRLHNAQ encoded by the coding sequence ATGTCAAAAACCATTCAGCCCGAAATTATTTTTGCCGACGAGCATTTGCTCCTTGTAAACAAGCCAGCTAATATGTTGTCGTTGCCCGACAGGTATAACGCCAGTTTGCCCAATATGCGCGACTGGCTTCAGGCGCTATATGGCAAAATATATGTAGTGCACCGTTTAGACCGCGAAACATCGGGTATTATGTGTTTTGCCCGTACTACCGAAGCGCACCTACATTTGTCGAGGCAGTTTAACCAGCGCAGCGTCGAAAAAAATTATTTAGTATTAGTTGACGGGCAGTTTGCCGAACCTGAGGGCGTAATTGATTTGCCTATTGGCGAAAATATGGCCAAACGAGGCACTATGCGCATTGACATGCAAGAAGGAAAGCCCTCGCTGACATTGTGGCGCGTTGAAGAAAGTTTTGCCCAATTTACCTTAGTGCAGTGCAATATAAAAACAGGCCGGATGCACCAAATTAGAGTGCACATGCTGGCAATAGGTCACCCGCCCGCTGTTGACCCTATTTATGGCAAACGAGATGCGTTTTACCTGTCGCAAATTAAACGCAAATATAAAGTAGGTAAGTTTCAAGAAACAGAGCAACCCCTCATGCAGCGCGTAACCTTACACGCTTTTAATTTGCTGTTGCAGCACCCCCAAACCCTCGAAGAAATGAATTTTGATGCGCCACTGCCAAAAGATTTTGCCGCTTTATTGCGGCAATTAAGGCTTCACAATGCCCAATAA